The following coding sequences lie in one Microbacterium sp. XT11 genomic window:
- a CDS encoding substrate-binding protein, producing MAEELSFVVGSSSPRSPAELWSALRTGAASGWPMLRECRRVERGAPVMFDIPQPDGSAVRCAGRIVGLEENRSLTIAQETPWVGRVKLVLHPEESGTRLSVLVTVEQAGVEWLADRGSSGALRSSGIAHIDVRIGLLVSLSGAAGLMGRSIVNGAALAIEDVNADGAFGRRTARLFVEDDRTSPERALSAYRRLVEEHACDVVIASISSAAMQTVRPYAVATGRLVLNTAMAERRTGPRRNFIDLGESPLEQLRRAIPETMTAAGASNWYLVGNDYVWPRTVSAVARRLITQHGGRISGTAFAPIGSSGFDRILDDIGAGDGDLILSSFIGEDAIRFERTFHAQGLRSSFRTLATNFDQAQLDHLGTGVAAGILVSNDHAGLIGLGSDLGIRYRRRFGLTSAPLTSLAVNAYNGIRLYAQAAAVARTLDPSMIGRRIRAGGVGTETARRRATGRFAAASLAEVTSHGIRPVA from the coding sequence ATGGCCGAGGAGTTGTCGTTCGTCGTGGGGAGCTCCTCGCCCCGCAGTCCTGCCGAGCTGTGGTCGGCGCTACGCACGGGGGCGGCGAGCGGATGGCCGATGCTCCGCGAGTGCCGTCGCGTGGAGCGCGGCGCGCCGGTCATGTTCGACATCCCGCAGCCCGACGGCTCGGCGGTGCGCTGCGCGGGTCGCATCGTCGGGCTCGAAGAGAACCGCTCCCTCACGATCGCTCAGGAGACGCCGTGGGTGGGACGCGTGAAGCTGGTCCTTCACCCCGAAGAGTCCGGCACACGCTTGAGCGTGCTCGTCACGGTCGAGCAGGCCGGCGTCGAGTGGCTCGCCGACCGCGGTTCGTCGGGGGCGCTGCGTTCTTCCGGAATCGCCCACATCGACGTCCGCATAGGCCTCCTCGTCTCGCTCTCGGGCGCGGCGGGGCTGATGGGCCGGAGCATCGTCAACGGTGCCGCGCTGGCAATCGAGGACGTGAACGCGGACGGCGCGTTCGGTCGCCGCACCGCCCGACTTTTTGTCGAGGACGACCGCACGAGCCCGGAACGCGCACTGTCGGCCTACCGGCGCCTGGTGGAGGAGCACGCCTGCGACGTGGTGATCGCCAGCATCTCCTCCGCCGCGATGCAGACCGTGCGTCCCTATGCGGTGGCGACAGGCAGGCTCGTCCTCAACACCGCGATGGCGGAGCGCCGCACCGGTCCGCGACGGAACTTCATCGACCTCGGCGAATCGCCGCTCGAGCAGCTGCGGCGGGCCATCCCGGAGACCATGACCGCCGCGGGCGCGTCGAACTGGTACCTCGTCGGCAACGACTACGTGTGGCCGCGGACCGTCTCCGCGGTCGCACGGAGGCTGATCACGCAGCACGGCGGACGCATCAGCGGCACGGCATTCGCACCGATCGGATCGTCGGGATTCGATCGGATCCTGGACGACATCGGCGCCGGCGACGGGGATCTCATCCTCTCCTCGTTCATCGGCGAGGATGCCATCCGATTCGAGCGCACCTTCCATGCCCAAGGTCTTCGCAGCTCGTTCCGCACCCTGGCCACGAACTTCGACCAGGCGCAGCTCGACCATCTGGGCACGGGCGTCGCGGCGGGCATCCTCGTCAGCAACGACCACGCCGGACTGATCGGGCTGGGCAGCGACCTCGGCATCCGCTACCGCCGCCGTTTCGGTCTCACGTCGGCGCCGCTGACGAGCCTCGCGGTCAACGCCTACAACGGAATCCGCCTCTACGCCCAGGCCGCTGCCGTAGCACGTACCCTCGACCCGTCGATGATCGGACGCCGGATCCGCGCCGGCGGGGTCGGAACCGAGACGGCACGGCGCAGAGCCACGGGACGCTTCGCCGCCGCATCTCTGGCGGAGGTCACCTCCCACGGCATCCGCCCCGTCGCGTAG
- a CDS encoding metalloregulator ArsR/SmtB family transcription factor, translating to MGQNQVFTAVADPTRRAILTTLRERDEISVGEIAELFPGMTRAAVSAHLRVLRDSDLVAEERRGQRRMYRLGPNRADEIIQFLMKVYADGVEAFVRNNQTGE from the coding sequence ATGGGGCAGAACCAGGTGTTCACCGCGGTCGCGGATCCGACGCGACGCGCGATCCTCACGACTCTGCGGGAGCGCGATGAGATCTCGGTCGGCGAGATCGCGGAGCTCTTCCCCGGTATGACGCGCGCGGCCGTGTCGGCGCATCTGCGGGTGCTGCGGGACTCGGATCTCGTCGCCGAAGAGCGCCGCGGCCAGCGGCGCATGTATCGTCTCGGCCCCAACCGGGCCGACGAGATCATCCAGTTCTTGATGAAGGTCTACGCCGACGGCGTTGAGGCCTTCGTCCGAAACAACCAGACCGGCGAGTGA
- a CDS encoding alpha/beta fold hydrolase, which produces MSGSVVRTHPLGDLALDTGRRLSDAALVYEVHGEPAADGSNVILFPTFFMGTHAENRWLIGPGRPLDPRRYCIVVPNLLGNGVSTSPSNAAAGQRGADFPTVGYGDQVRAQRRLIREVFGVAQLHAVVGWSMGAAQALHWAVAFPREVERVFAFCGSARTSELNAVFLDSVEAAIRTDPMLADGIPTAGLRAAARVYAGWGFSGAFYEGQEYRTLGFDTREDFVRGFWEEMLLAQDPWNLITMIRTWREGDVGTTAGSSTDAALAGITARTAILSAALDMYFTPEQGARDAERIPGATFEVIPGTWGHSAGVGLNPPDNAFIDRALRELLGRDSVDLDPTS; this is translated from the coding sequence GTGAGCGGCTCGGTCGTCCGCACGCATCCGCTCGGGGATCTCGCCCTCGACACCGGTCGACGTCTCTCGGACGCCGCACTCGTTTACGAGGTGCACGGCGAGCCTGCGGCGGACGGGTCGAATGTGATCCTGTTCCCGACCTTCTTCATGGGCACGCATGCGGAGAACCGCTGGCTCATCGGGCCCGGCCGGCCGCTGGATCCCCGGCGCTACTGCATCGTCGTCCCGAATCTGCTGGGCAACGGCGTCTCGACCTCGCCCAGCAACGCCGCGGCAGGGCAGCGCGGCGCCGACTTCCCGACGGTGGGGTACGGCGACCAGGTCCGCGCGCAGCGCCGTCTCATCCGCGAGGTCTTCGGGGTGGCGCAGCTGCACGCGGTCGTCGGCTGGTCGATGGGGGCCGCGCAGGCGCTGCACTGGGCGGTCGCCTTTCCGCGGGAGGTCGAGCGCGTCTTCGCGTTTTGCGGCTCGGCGCGGACGTCGGAGCTCAACGCCGTGTTCCTCGACAGCGTGGAGGCCGCGATCCGCACCGACCCGATGCTCGCCGACGGCATCCCGACCGCTGGGTTGCGAGCCGCCGCACGCGTGTATGCCGGCTGGGGCTTCAGCGGCGCCTTCTACGAGGGCCAGGAGTACCGCACCCTCGGCTTCGACACGCGGGAGGACTTCGTGCGCGGCTTCTGGGAGGAGATGCTGCTCGCGCAGGACCCGTGGAACCTGATCACGATGATCCGGACGTGGCGCGAGGGAGATGTCGGGACGACGGCCGGCAGCAGCACGGACGCGGCGCTCGCCGGGATCACCGCACGCACCGCGATCCTCTCGGCGGCGCTGGACATGTACTTCACTCCCGAGCAGGGCGCACGAGACGCCGAGCGCATCCCGGGCGCGACGTTCGAGGTGATTCCGGGGACGTGGGGGCACTCCGCGGGAGTGGGTCTGAACCCGCCGGACAATGCTTTCATCGACCGCGCGCTGCGGGAGCTGCTCGGCCGCGATAGTGTCGACCTCGACCCGACGTCCTGA
- a CDS encoding amidase family protein, whose translation MRSRAAQAAASCGAYVRVMEPSASSSGVLAGVPFAVKDNIVVAGAPTTAGSLALDDLLLSPTASVVRTLAAAGATVVGKANMHELALGVTSDNAGYGAVSDPRHPGRSAGGSSGGSAAAIAAGSAAFSLGTDTGGSMTIPASFCGVVGMRPTHGRYAGDGVLMISQSRDTIGVMAHNVGDVQFIDGLISGDTTAGSAGTRLGVPQGAYWDQIDDAVRGAAMHALDELASHGFELVEIDLSDVQARALEHRHDLVGYEAPRALDALLQASDLSIRSVAELVGEVRSPDVRAALAGFVAAPVGERRYRAALRLRRDLRAIVKHRVLAAGVDALVYPSTPVVAVELGADRAVVNGHESPLFETITRNTETASMLGHPMITVPAVRDPDRPPVGLTIESLPGSDRDVLATAVEIERVLRAGGSRRMPEAAS comes from the coding sequence ATGCGATCGCGGGCGGCGCAGGCGGCGGCTTCGTGTGGGGCCTACGTCCGGGTGATGGAGCCCTCCGCATCGTCCTCCGGCGTCCTTGCGGGGGTGCCGTTCGCGGTGAAGGACAACATCGTCGTCGCGGGAGCACCCACGACGGCAGGAAGTCTCGCGCTGGACGACCTGCTGCTCTCGCCGACCGCCTCGGTCGTGCGCACGCTCGCCGCCGCCGGGGCGACCGTCGTCGGCAAGGCCAACATGCACGAACTCGCTCTTGGCGTCACATCCGACAATGCCGGCTACGGTGCCGTGAGCGACCCGCGGCATCCGGGAAGGTCGGCGGGCGGCTCCAGCGGCGGCTCGGCAGCTGCGATCGCCGCCGGTTCCGCGGCCTTCTCCCTCGGAACCGACACCGGCGGATCGATGACGATACCGGCCTCGTTCTGCGGTGTGGTCGGGATGCGTCCCACCCACGGACGCTACGCGGGAGACGGAGTCTTGATGATCTCACAGAGCCGCGACACGATCGGTGTCATGGCACATAACGTCGGCGACGTCCAGTTCATCGACGGGCTGATCAGCGGAGACACGACGGCCGGGTCGGCGGGCACGCGGCTGGGCGTTCCGCAGGGCGCCTATTGGGACCAGATCGACGACGCGGTGCGCGGCGCCGCGATGCACGCGCTCGACGAGCTCGCATCCCACGGATTCGAGCTGGTCGAGATCGACCTGAGCGATGTGCAGGCCCGCGCGCTGGAGCACCGCCACGACCTCGTCGGCTACGAGGCGCCCCGCGCGCTCGACGCGCTCCTGCAGGCGTCGGACCTCAGCATCCGCTCCGTGGCGGAACTCGTCGGAGAGGTGCGCTCACCGGACGTTCGTGCGGCGTTGGCCGGTTTCGTCGCCGCACCGGTGGGTGAGCGCCGCTATCGCGCAGCCCTCCGACTGCGCCGCGATCTGCGCGCGATCGTGAAGCATCGCGTCCTCGCCGCCGGGGTGGATGCGCTCGTCTACCCGTCCACCCCGGTGGTCGCCGTGGAACTCGGCGCAGATCGCGCTGTGGTCAACGGCCACGAGTCGCCCCTGTTCGAGACGATCACACGCAACACCGAGACAGCGAGCATGCTCGGGCATCCGATGATCACTGTTCCCGCCGTGCGGGATCCCGATCGCCCCCCGGTCGGGCTCACGATCGAGTCGCTCCCCGGCAGCGACAGAGATGTGCTGGCTACCGCGGTGGAGATCGAACGGGTCTTGCGCGCCGGCGGGTCCAGGCGGATGCCGGAGGCCGCATCGTGA
- a CDS encoding cytosine permease, protein MTDIHTHPPRLDDQYEHTPVPPEHRKSTLAIGAAWAGMPMVLTATVIGGQLAYFLGFAQGLLALVIGAAVLAVYVGILSYTAGHTGRNFGQFSRSVFGRVGALVPALLLSTVIVGWYAFQTGLTGSLLSAITGWNAGILAIAAGIVFIFITFVGIRAISWIGYISAPLFIVFGVAALVIGGTAQGWPDIAAYAGASRTAAAWPLGVGVTVVIASLVDAGTMTADFTRFSRTGREAVAATLAAFPVGQFVSAFIGVLVVSAGLAVDPAVNGGMFIGVLLGSPVSQVVVAVFVVLNLAAVCAHCLYNGAMGWSHATGARFRTTTVVLGLIGLFAAGLGVWSLFSDWLTILGVIVPPIGVVIIVSVLVRGYGFLAADAARVRVGAFVAWAIGSAAALLTHLFAPALSDAVVGIVVAAVASLIAERLASPARSAVRTEA, encoded by the coding sequence ATGACCGACATCCACACGCATCCTCCGCGTCTGGACGACCAGTACGAACACACTCCCGTGCCTCCCGAGCACCGCAAGAGCACGCTGGCGATCGGGGCGGCCTGGGCCGGCATGCCCATGGTCCTCACGGCGACGGTGATCGGAGGGCAGCTCGCCTACTTTCTCGGCTTCGCGCAAGGGCTCCTCGCTCTGGTGATCGGTGCCGCGGTGCTGGCGGTCTACGTCGGCATCCTGAGTTACACGGCCGGGCACACGGGTCGCAACTTCGGGCAGTTCTCGCGGTCGGTGTTCGGCCGCGTCGGCGCTCTGGTGCCGGCTCTCCTGCTCTCGACGGTGATCGTGGGCTGGTACGCCTTCCAGACCGGGCTGACGGGGTCCCTGCTCTCCGCGATCACGGGGTGGAATGCGGGCATCCTCGCCATCGCAGCGGGGATCGTCTTCATCTTCATCACCTTCGTCGGTATCCGGGCGATCTCGTGGATCGGATACATCTCGGCCCCGCTGTTCATCGTCTTCGGCGTTGCGGCGCTGGTCATCGGCGGGACCGCCCAGGGGTGGCCCGACATCGCCGCGTACGCCGGCGCGTCCCGCACCGCCGCGGCGTGGCCCCTCGGGGTCGGAGTGACCGTCGTCATCGCGAGCCTGGTCGACGCCGGGACGATGACCGCCGACTTCACCCGGTTCTCGCGGACCGGTCGAGAGGCCGTCGCGGCAACTCTGGCGGCCTTCCCCGTCGGCCAGTTCGTCTCGGCGTTCATCGGGGTGCTCGTGGTCTCGGCCGGACTCGCGGTGGATCCGGCCGTCAACGGCGGCATGTTCATCGGCGTCCTCCTCGGCAGCCCCGTCTCCCAGGTCGTCGTCGCCGTCTTCGTGGTGCTCAACCTCGCCGCCGTCTGCGCCCATTGCCTCTACAACGGCGCGATGGGATGGAGCCACGCGACCGGCGCCCGGTTCCGCACGACCACGGTAGTGCTGGGGCTCATCGGTCTATTCGCCGCCGGGCTCGGAGTGTGGTCCTTGTTCAGCGACTGGCTCACGATCCTCGGCGTCATCGTGCCCCCGATCGGCGTGGTGATCATCGTGAGCGTCCTGGTTCGCGGCTACGGGTTCCTCGCTGCGGATGCCGCGCGTGTGCGCGTCGGAGCGTTCGTCGCGTGGGCCATCGGGTCCGCCGCGGCGCTGCTCACCCACCTGTTCGCCCCGGCGCTGAGCGACGCGGTCGTCGGGATCGTCGTCGCCGCTGTCGCCTCCCTGATCGCCGAGCGCCTCGCGTCCCCCGCGCGCAGCGCCGTCCGCACCGAGGCGTAG
- a CDS encoding alpha/beta fold hydrolase, translated as MADTTLTDLPAYDHRTGTGPTLVFLHYWGGSSRTWDLVLKRLSERDTLTLDFRGWGRSRDLSGPYTLRQLAADVLTVIEDAGVDDYVLVGHSMGGKVAQLVAATQPAGLRGIVLVGSGPAKPHEKITPEYQQVLSHAYDTAESIAGVRDHVLTATPLPQRLADRIVTDSLASAEDARTEWPLRGIAEDVAEQTRAITVPALVVAGERDAVEPVDVLRHNLMPFLDRAELQVIPVTGHLIPFEAPEALADAIAAFEPAR; from the coding sequence ATGGCCGACACCACACTGACGGATCTGCCCGCTTACGACCACCGCACCGGCACGGGACCCACCCTGGTGTTCCTGCACTACTGGGGAGGCTCGTCGCGCACCTGGGATCTCGTTCTGAAGCGCCTTTCCGAGCGGGACACGCTCACCCTGGACTTCCGCGGCTGGGGCCGCTCGCGCGATCTCTCGGGCCCCTACACGCTGCGGCAGCTCGCGGCCGACGTGCTCACCGTGATCGAGGACGCCGGCGTCGACGACTACGTCCTCGTCGGTCACTCGATGGGCGGGAAGGTCGCCCAGCTGGTGGCCGCCACCCAGCCCGCCGGTCTGCGCGGCATCGTGCTCGTTGGATCGGGACCGGCGAAGCCGCACGAGAAGATCACGCCCGAGTACCAGCAGGTGCTCTCGCACGCGTACGACACGGCGGAGTCCATCGCCGGTGTCCGCGACCACGTCCTGACGGCGACGCCGCTTCCGCAGCGGCTGGCGGATCGGATCGTGACGGACTCCCTCGCGAGCGCCGAGGATGCCCGCACGGAGTGGCCGCTGCGCGGCATCGCCGAGGATGTCGCCGAGCAGACCCGCGCGATCACCGTGCCGGCGCTCGTCGTGGCCGGAGAGCGGGACGCCGTCGAGCCCGTCGACGTGCTGCGGCACAACCTGATGCCCTTCCTCGACCGCGCCGAACTCCAGGTCATCCCGGTCACCGGCCACCTCATCCCGTTCGAGGCGCCCGAGGCGCTGGCCGACGCCATCGCGGCCTTCGAACCGGCCCGCTGA
- a CDS encoding helix-turn-helix domain-containing protein has product MTYQPPNGRATPVETMTFRQLRDRNDGGTQRADFHVIGLVDAGHGAATVDFASFPLEPGSAVWIPPGAVHRWDDIAAVSGTLVLFVPTAPVTDVTRRIVADPDLVGAWRLPEAERMFVDAARAHLVLETAAAGPGCAGEVPSILLSALLGRLRPPHGEAAAANRVFRVFRESVETHFREHHDTLFYARTLGYAPRTLSRAALRATGRTAKGCIVDRIVLEAKRLLAHDRLTAASCAAVLGFPDPSTFSVFFRNATGMRPGAWQTAALDPVG; this is encoded by the coding sequence ATGACCTATCAGCCTCCGAACGGGCGTGCGACGCCGGTCGAGACGATGACGTTCCGCCAGTTGCGCGACCGGAACGACGGCGGGACGCAACGTGCCGATTTCCACGTCATTGGACTGGTCGACGCCGGGCACGGTGCGGCGACCGTCGATTTCGCCTCCTTCCCCCTCGAGCCGGGGTCGGCGGTGTGGATTCCGCCGGGAGCCGTTCACCGGTGGGACGACATCGCGGCGGTGTCGGGAACCCTCGTGCTGTTCGTGCCGACGGCCCCGGTCACCGATGTCACCCGTCGGATCGTCGCCGACCCGGACCTCGTCGGCGCGTGGCGCCTGCCGGAGGCGGAGCGGATGTTCGTCGACGCGGCTCGTGCGCACCTCGTGCTCGAAACCGCGGCCGCAGGTCCGGGCTGCGCCGGCGAGGTCCCGTCGATCCTGCTGTCGGCGCTGTTGGGCAGGCTGCGGCCGCCACACGGGGAAGCGGCCGCGGCGAATCGGGTGTTCAGGGTCTTCCGGGAGAGTGTGGAGACGCACTTCCGCGAGCACCACGACACGCTCTTCTACGCCCGCACTCTCGGATACGCGCCGCGGACGCTCTCACGCGCGGCGCTGCGGGCGACCGGTCGAACCGCGAAAGGCTGCATCGTGGACCGCATCGTTCTCGAGGCGAAGCGACTGCTGGCCCACGATCGGTTGACGGCGGCCTCCTGCGCGGCCGTGCTCGGCTTCCCCGACCCCTCCACCTTCTCCGTCTTCTTCCGCAACGCCACCGGCATGCGCCCCGGTGCCTGGCAGACCGCCGCGCTCGATCCGGTCGGATGA
- a CDS encoding IS3 family transposase, with protein sequence MYARRKMTALLRRRGLTVSRRRVDRLMRHLGINGLVRGKGVRTTVPDRNAARAPDLLDRDFTAPAPNRRWVAD encoded by the coding sequence ATGTATGCGCGGCGGAAGATGACCGCGTTGCTGCGCCGGCGCGGGTTGACCGTGTCGCGGCGGCGGGTGGACCGGCTGATGCGTCATCTCGGGATCAACGGGTTGGTGCGCGGCAAGGGCGTGCGCACCACGGTCCCTGACCGCAACGCCGCGAGAGCCCCAGACCTGCTGGACCGGGACTTCACCGCGCCCGCCCCGAATCGGCGTTGGGTGGCCGACTGA
- a CDS encoding transposase yields MPKRIPEETKQRAIRLVLDHLDEYPNLTAACGAVSARLGFGTESLRRWVRQAQVDAGDRQGVTTSESERIRRLERENRELREANAILRDAAVFFAGELDPRRR; encoded by the coding sequence ATGCCGAAGAGGATTCCGGAGGAGACGAAGCAGCGCGCAATCAGGCTCGTGCTCGATCATCTCGATGAGTACCCCAACCTGACGGCTGCGTGCGGAGCTGTCTCGGCCCGCTTGGGATTCGGGACGGAGTCGCTGCGCCGCTGGGTGCGGCAGGCGCAGGTCGACGCTGGCGACCGGCAGGGCGTCACGACGAGCGAATCGGAGCGGATCCGCCGACTCGAGCGGGAGAATCGTGAGCTGCGCGAGGCGAACGCGATCCTGCGGGACGCGGCGGTTTTCTTCGCCGGGGAACTCGACCCCCGACGCCGCTGA